A genomic segment from Spinacia oleracea cultivar Varoflay chromosome 3, BTI_SOV_V1, whole genome shotgun sequence encodes:
- the LOC110786137 gene encoding uncharacterized protein isoform X1, protein MGGLLHLFDFHQGSLGKKHKKQGSADVAAPRNSIEMVAETWRNHYAVENCEQQDLPKRSYYPTDASIKKLISRDLSKKQNSKQNAPSIVARLMGMDIVPVDTIPEEQPFQDTDDKIKFIDKKIQIIEKVSSVRTPKKSKSKSSSIKKEYRSYKDTYFRYWSSGGTNLGKPRPRVHPQEKELQKFKKDFEAWQTSRFLECARVVQLGNIPEQWLAQLDLTKEKMSIYESSRKDAIEKSGELKRDGLRSRSLHVADFERLGYKKDVFLPKHKESYSFSGMVPGRDLDQQLSLRDFDIDSEKSCAPSKIVVLKPGPDSFSTNDESWVTSSSSMDDRDCIEDLLEEVRERLKYEMQGNALKKGPMVRGGGIETPFKEKPAYAKQSYQPVAKENTSRDLGRKLFRSESARFYQSEKSLMSELAPSSPDYMSRDTRNFLSERLRNIIDGEEKHQNRNLNLISDFSPRERLFDDARGRLEKARDILNAEQGQHYWRDGNYRTDTQSRSFRYEPISSNDGNIQEQPSPRNLVRSLSAPLSGMSFGKLLLEDRFVSPGTHIKRKHEAFENFPMDVKDQRKERFNLREKVSSLKHSLSLRRMLFSRKLESMDFSERNEFDSAKDIMNGPTVMSSFNDRNDNSTELPPSPASVCSSYHEEFWKPVDNPSPASMSDMTSVEDQSVGNVFKEISSNLTELRKKLNQLDYEGSEISQITTVTEEYPSELEVNDLENEAEVYIKNLLVTSGLYDGSWVKSFSRWDPYVKPMGNWVFEKVEESYQKPTYENEVRNYDDDCSLEHKLLFDLLNEALTVVLAPPRTLSKFRRKITDITILPHPQGRKLLEQVWDMVCEYLYPSSYTDTSCYSFEDLVAHDLHVMPWSSLLEEETIDIGKELEFQIIGDLVEELLMDMQF, encoded by the exons ATGGGAGGATTACTGCACCTTTTTGATTTTCATCAAGGGTCCTTGGGAAAGAAACATAAGAAACAAGGGAGCG CCGATGTTGCAGCGCCTCGCAACAGTATAGAGATGGTCGCTGAAACTTGGCGGAACCATTATGCTGTTGAAAACTGTGAACAG CAGGATTTGCCCAAGAGGAGCTACTATCCCACGGATGCCTCAATAAAGAAGTTGATTAGCAGGGACTTGTCTAAAAAACAAAACAGCAAACAGAATGCACCAAGTATTGTTGCAAGGCTGATGGGGATGGATATAGTGCCAGTGGATACCATACCTGAAGAGCAACCATTTCAGGACACAGATGACAAGATCAAATTCATTGACAAAAAAATCCAGATCATTGAAAAGGTGTCATCTGTTCGTACCCCTAAAAAGTCAAAGTCAAAGTCATCATCTATCAAAAAGGAATACCGGTCATATAAAGACACATATTTTCGGTACTGGAGCAGTGGCGGCACGAATTTGGGAAAGCCACGTCCTCGAGTACACCCTCAGGAGAAAGAGCTTCAGAAGTTTAAGAAAGACTTTGAAGCATGGCAGACATCCAGATTTCTTGAATGTGCAAGGGTTGTTCAACTCGGCAACATTCCTGAACAGTGGCTTGCTCAGTTGGATCTTACAAAAGAAAAGATGTCCATTTACGAGTCTTCTAGAAAAGATGCTATTGAAAAATCTGGTGAACTTAAAAGGGATGGGTTAAGATCACGGTCTCTACATGTTGCTGATTTTGAGCGTCTTGGATATAAGAAGGATGTATTCTTACCTAAGCACAAGGAATCATATTCTTTCAGTGGAATGGTACCAGGTAGAGACCTTGATCAGCAGCTCTCTTTAAGGGATTTTGATATAGACTCTGAGAAATCTTGTGCTCCTTCAAAGATAGTAGTTTTGAAGCCGGGTCCTGATAGCTTTAGTACCAATGATGAGTCTTGGGTTACTTCTTCTAGCTCAATGGATGATAGAGATTGTATAGAAGACCTTCTCGAGGAAGTAAGGGAAAGATTGAAATATGAAATGCAAGGTAATGCCTTAAAAAAAGGTCCCATGGTTAGAGGTGGCGGCATTGAGACTCCGTTTAAGGAAAAACCAGCCTATGCAAAACAATCCTATCAACCAGTTGCTAAGGAAAATACCAGTAGAGACCTTGGAAGGAAGTTGTTTAGGTCAGAATCAGCACGATTTTATCAAAGTGAAAAAAGTCTGATGAGTGAGCTGGCTCCATCATCACCCGATTACATGAGCAGAGATACCAGGAACTTTTTGTCAGAGAGGCTGCGGAATATTATAGATGGAGAAGAAAAACACCAAAATCGCAATCTCAATCTCATCTCTGATTTCTCTCCCAGGGAACGCTTGTTTGACGATGCTAGGGGACGATTAGAGAAAGCTAGGGATATTTTGAATGCTGAACAAGGGCAGCACTATTGGCGTGATGGGAACTACAGAACAGATACACAATCTAGGTCCTTCCGGTATGAGCCAATTAGTAGTAATGATGGGAATATTCAAGAACAACCATCTCCTAGAAATCTGGTCCGATCTTTGTCAGCTCCGTTATCAGGAATGTCATTTGGGAAGCTTCTTCTAGAGGACAGATTTGTTTCACCTGGGACTCACATTAAAAGGAAACACGAGGCGTTTGAAAATTTTCCAATGGATGTCAAAGACCAAAGGAAAGAAAGGTTTAATTTGCGAGAGAAGGTTTCCAGTCTTAAGCATAGCCTCTCTCTCCGGAGGATGTTGTTTAGCAGAAAGCTCGAGTCCATGGATTTCTCTGAGAGAAATGAATTTGATTCAGCAAAAGATATAATGAATGGACCCACAGTTATGTCAAGCTTCAATGACAGGAAT GACAACTCAACTGAGCTTCCGCCTAGTCCTGCATCCGTATGCAGTAGTTATCATGAAGAATTTTGGAAGCCAGTAGACAATCCCAGTCCAGCATCAATGTCAGACATGACTTCTGTAGAAGATCAAAGTGTAGGCAATGTTTTCAAAGAGATCAGCTCCAATCTTACAG AGTTGCGAAAGAAGTTAAACCAACTTGATTATGAAGGATCAGAAATCAGTCAAATCACCACTGTTACAGAGGAATATCCTTCAGAACTGGAGGTGAATGACTTGGAAAACGAAGCAGAAGTCTATATCAAGAACCTGCTTGTTACTTCAGGTTTGTATGATGGTTCATGGGTGAAATCCTTTTCAAGATGGGATCCATACGTGAAGCCCATGGGCAATTGGGTCTTTGAAAAAGTGGAAGAATCATACCAAAAACCAACCTATGAAAATGAAGTCAGGAATTACGACGATGACTGTAGTTTGGAGCATAAATTATTGTTTGATCTATTGAATGAGGCACTCACAGTTGTACTTGCCCCCCCAAGAACATTGTCTAAATTCAGGAGGAAGATAACTGATATTACCATATTGCCCCACCCTCAAGGCAGAAAACTGTTGGAGCAGGTATGGGATATGGTATGCGAGTATTTATACCCCTCGAGTTACACTGACACATCCTGTTATTCATTCGAGGATTTAGTTGCTCATGACCTGCATGTTATGCCTTGGTCAAGTTTGTTGGAGGAAGAGACAATTGATATCGGTAAAGAGCTGGAATTTCAAATTATAGGGGATCTTGTGGAAGAACTTTTGATGGACATGCAGTTTTAA
- the LOC110786137 gene encoding uncharacterized protein isoform X2 produces MGGLLHLFDFHQGSLGKKHKKQGSADVAAPRNSIEMVAETWRNHYAVENCEQDLPKRSYYPTDASIKKLISRDLSKKQNSKQNAPSIVARLMGMDIVPVDTIPEEQPFQDTDDKIKFIDKKIQIIEKVSSVRTPKKSKSKSSSIKKEYRSYKDTYFRYWSSGGTNLGKPRPRVHPQEKELQKFKKDFEAWQTSRFLECARVVQLGNIPEQWLAQLDLTKEKMSIYESSRKDAIEKSGELKRDGLRSRSLHVADFERLGYKKDVFLPKHKESYSFSGMVPGRDLDQQLSLRDFDIDSEKSCAPSKIVVLKPGPDSFSTNDESWVTSSSSMDDRDCIEDLLEEVRERLKYEMQGNALKKGPMVRGGGIETPFKEKPAYAKQSYQPVAKENTSRDLGRKLFRSESARFYQSEKSLMSELAPSSPDYMSRDTRNFLSERLRNIIDGEEKHQNRNLNLISDFSPRERLFDDARGRLEKARDILNAEQGQHYWRDGNYRTDTQSRSFRYEPISSNDGNIQEQPSPRNLVRSLSAPLSGMSFGKLLLEDRFVSPGTHIKRKHEAFENFPMDVKDQRKERFNLREKVSSLKHSLSLRRMLFSRKLESMDFSERNEFDSAKDIMNGPTVMSSFNDRNDNSTELPPSPASVCSSYHEEFWKPVDNPSPASMSDMTSVEDQSVGNVFKEISSNLTELRKKLNQLDYEGSEISQITTVTEEYPSELEVNDLENEAEVYIKNLLVTSGLYDGSWVKSFSRWDPYVKPMGNWVFEKVEESYQKPTYENEVRNYDDDCSLEHKLLFDLLNEALTVVLAPPRTLSKFRRKITDITILPHPQGRKLLEQVWDMVCEYLYPSSYTDTSCYSFEDLVAHDLHVMPWSSLLEEETIDIGKELEFQIIGDLVEELLMDMQF; encoded by the exons ATGGGAGGATTACTGCACCTTTTTGATTTTCATCAAGGGTCCTTGGGAAAGAAACATAAGAAACAAGGGAGCG CCGATGTTGCAGCGCCTCGCAACAGTATAGAGATGGTCGCTGAAACTTGGCGGAACCATTATGCTGTTGAAAACTGTGAACAG GATTTGCCCAAGAGGAGCTACTATCCCACGGATGCCTCAATAAAGAAGTTGATTAGCAGGGACTTGTCTAAAAAACAAAACAGCAAACAGAATGCACCAAGTATTGTTGCAAGGCTGATGGGGATGGATATAGTGCCAGTGGATACCATACCTGAAGAGCAACCATTTCAGGACACAGATGACAAGATCAAATTCATTGACAAAAAAATCCAGATCATTGAAAAGGTGTCATCTGTTCGTACCCCTAAAAAGTCAAAGTCAAAGTCATCATCTATCAAAAAGGAATACCGGTCATATAAAGACACATATTTTCGGTACTGGAGCAGTGGCGGCACGAATTTGGGAAAGCCACGTCCTCGAGTACACCCTCAGGAGAAAGAGCTTCAGAAGTTTAAGAAAGACTTTGAAGCATGGCAGACATCCAGATTTCTTGAATGTGCAAGGGTTGTTCAACTCGGCAACATTCCTGAACAGTGGCTTGCTCAGTTGGATCTTACAAAAGAAAAGATGTCCATTTACGAGTCTTCTAGAAAAGATGCTATTGAAAAATCTGGTGAACTTAAAAGGGATGGGTTAAGATCACGGTCTCTACATGTTGCTGATTTTGAGCGTCTTGGATATAAGAAGGATGTATTCTTACCTAAGCACAAGGAATCATATTCTTTCAGTGGAATGGTACCAGGTAGAGACCTTGATCAGCAGCTCTCTTTAAGGGATTTTGATATAGACTCTGAGAAATCTTGTGCTCCTTCAAAGATAGTAGTTTTGAAGCCGGGTCCTGATAGCTTTAGTACCAATGATGAGTCTTGGGTTACTTCTTCTAGCTCAATGGATGATAGAGATTGTATAGAAGACCTTCTCGAGGAAGTAAGGGAAAGATTGAAATATGAAATGCAAGGTAATGCCTTAAAAAAAGGTCCCATGGTTAGAGGTGGCGGCATTGAGACTCCGTTTAAGGAAAAACCAGCCTATGCAAAACAATCCTATCAACCAGTTGCTAAGGAAAATACCAGTAGAGACCTTGGAAGGAAGTTGTTTAGGTCAGAATCAGCACGATTTTATCAAAGTGAAAAAAGTCTGATGAGTGAGCTGGCTCCATCATCACCCGATTACATGAGCAGAGATACCAGGAACTTTTTGTCAGAGAGGCTGCGGAATATTATAGATGGAGAAGAAAAACACCAAAATCGCAATCTCAATCTCATCTCTGATTTCTCTCCCAGGGAACGCTTGTTTGACGATGCTAGGGGACGATTAGAGAAAGCTAGGGATATTTTGAATGCTGAACAAGGGCAGCACTATTGGCGTGATGGGAACTACAGAACAGATACACAATCTAGGTCCTTCCGGTATGAGCCAATTAGTAGTAATGATGGGAATATTCAAGAACAACCATCTCCTAGAAATCTGGTCCGATCTTTGTCAGCTCCGTTATCAGGAATGTCATTTGGGAAGCTTCTTCTAGAGGACAGATTTGTTTCACCTGGGACTCACATTAAAAGGAAACACGAGGCGTTTGAAAATTTTCCAATGGATGTCAAAGACCAAAGGAAAGAAAGGTTTAATTTGCGAGAGAAGGTTTCCAGTCTTAAGCATAGCCTCTCTCTCCGGAGGATGTTGTTTAGCAGAAAGCTCGAGTCCATGGATTTCTCTGAGAGAAATGAATTTGATTCAGCAAAAGATATAATGAATGGACCCACAGTTATGTCAAGCTTCAATGACAGGAAT GACAACTCAACTGAGCTTCCGCCTAGTCCTGCATCCGTATGCAGTAGTTATCATGAAGAATTTTGGAAGCCAGTAGACAATCCCAGTCCAGCATCAATGTCAGACATGACTTCTGTAGAAGATCAAAGTGTAGGCAATGTTTTCAAAGAGATCAGCTCCAATCTTACAG AGTTGCGAAAGAAGTTAAACCAACTTGATTATGAAGGATCAGAAATCAGTCAAATCACCACTGTTACAGAGGAATATCCTTCAGAACTGGAGGTGAATGACTTGGAAAACGAAGCAGAAGTCTATATCAAGAACCTGCTTGTTACTTCAGGTTTGTATGATGGTTCATGGGTGAAATCCTTTTCAAGATGGGATCCATACGTGAAGCCCATGGGCAATTGGGTCTTTGAAAAAGTGGAAGAATCATACCAAAAACCAACCTATGAAAATGAAGTCAGGAATTACGACGATGACTGTAGTTTGGAGCATAAATTATTGTTTGATCTATTGAATGAGGCACTCACAGTTGTACTTGCCCCCCCAAGAACATTGTCTAAATTCAGGAGGAAGATAACTGATATTACCATATTGCCCCACCCTCAAGGCAGAAAACTGTTGGAGCAGGTATGGGATATGGTATGCGAGTATTTATACCCCTCGAGTTACACTGACACATCCTGTTATTCATTCGAGGATTTAGTTGCTCATGACCTGCATGTTATGCCTTGGTCAAGTTTGTTGGAGGAAGAGACAATTGATATCGGTAAAGAGCTGGAATTTCAAATTATAGGGGATCTTGTGGAAGAACTTTTGATGGACATGCAGTTTTAA